One Megamonas hypermegale genomic window carries:
- the sdaAA gene encoding L-serine ammonia-lyase, iron-sulfur-dependent, subunit alpha: MKDLVDLVKTEQKSIAEIIVEYEAQHSQKSIEEVNKSMSEIWQVMKESAFNGVNNTKKSVSGMVGGDAKKLFMYEHGYCGDFVKDAASYAVAVAETNAVMGKIAACPTAGSCGIVPGVLLAAQKYYKHTDERICQSLFTATGIGMVIENNAVIAGAQGGCQAECGSAAGMAAGALVDLAGGDAEQIGNAVALAIKNLLGLACDPVAGLVEVPCVKRNGFAATVAILAADMSLSGIKSVIPVDEVIDAMYRIGKMMPEAIRETAQGGLATTCTGLALRKKIYDE, encoded by the coding sequence ATGAAGGATTTAGTTGATTTAGTAAAAACAGAGCAAAAATCTATTGCTGAAATAATTGTTGAATATGAAGCACAACACAGTCAAAAATCCATTGAAGAAGTCAATAAAAGTATGAGTGAAATTTGGCAAGTAATGAAAGAGTCTGCTTTTAATGGCGTCAATAATACGAAAAAATCTGTCAGTGGAATGGTTGGCGGTGATGCCAAAAAATTATTTATGTATGAACATGGATATTGTGGTGATTTTGTAAAAGATGCAGCTTCATATGCTGTAGCAGTAGCTGAAACGAATGCAGTAATGGGGAAAATCGCCGCTTGTCCGACAGCAGGTTCATGCGGTATAGTACCGGGTGTATTGCTTGCGGCACAAAAGTATTATAAACATACAGATGAAAGAATTTGTCAAAGTTTATTTACTGCAACAGGTATTGGCATGGTAATTGAAAATAATGCTGTGATTGCCGGCGCGCAAGGTGGCTGTCAAGCTGAATGTGGTTCAGCGGCGGGAATGGCGGCTGGTGCACTTGTTGATTTAGCTGGCGGTGATGCTGAGCAGATTGGAAATGCGGTAGCACTTGCTATAAAAAATTTATTGGGACTAGCTTGTGACCCCGTAGCTGGACTTGTTGAAGTTCCATGTGTTAAACGCAATGGCTTTGCAGCAACAGTTGCAATTTTAGCGGCGGATATGTCTCTTTCAGGTATAAAATCTGTAATTCCTGTAGATGAAGTCATCGACGCTATGTATCGTATCGGTAAAATGATGCCAGAAGCTATTAGGGAAACGGCGCAAGGGGGACTGGCTACGACATGTACTGGTCTTGCATTAAGAAAAAAGATATATGATGAATGA
- a CDS encoding glycosyl hydrolase family 18 protein — MIKKFLLMCICFMMCLANFSVGFCASKNSDTNRKINLVWQPVLDDENDLSQIKKLSGVNIVSPSWFVIERADGHIKDNGDFLYARDVKKKNYKIWPLITNDFNAEMTHKWLNDKKARAYIIRQLVFYAQRYPIDGYNFDFENIYDKDREALSSFIEEATSALHKEGIFVSMDITVASNTPNWSSCYDREVLGKTVDYLVLMAYDEHGRLSKTAGSVASIGWVENGVKNLLEKVPPEKIILGIPLYMRLWEQSDDGKVSASTLNMMQANNLKKEKNVKTIWLPTLGQNYFSYRENGKTYHVWQEDKKSLQLKVALVNKYKLAGVASWRKGFETKDIWPMIDKELKKKYND, encoded by the coding sequence ATGATAAAAAAATTTTTATTGATGTGCATTTGCTTTATGATGTGTTTAGCAAATTTTTCAGTTGGTTTTTGTGCTAGTAAAAATTCAGATACGAATAGAAAAATAAATCTTGTTTGGCAACCTGTACTAGATGATGAAAATGATTTATCACAGATTAAAAAATTATCAGGGGTGAATATCGTATCCCCCTCATGGTTTGTGATAGAGAGAGCCGATGGACATATAAAGGATAATGGCGATTTTTTATATGCGCGTGATGTAAAAAAGAAAAATTATAAGATTTGGCCTTTGATAACGAACGATTTCAATGCGGAAATGACGCATAAATGGCTCAATGATAAAAAAGCGAGAGCATATATAATTAGACAGCTTGTTTTTTATGCACAGCGATACCCGATTGATGGCTATAATTTCGATTTTGAAAATATTTATGATAAAGATAGAGAGGCTTTATCTTCTTTTATAGAAGAAGCTACAAGTGCACTTCATAAAGAAGGAATATTCGTTTCCATGGATATAACAGTAGCTTCAAATACACCGAATTGGTCAAGTTGCTATGACCGAGAAGTGCTGGGAAAAACGGTGGATTATCTCGTTTTAATGGCATATGATGAACACGGTAGATTATCTAAAACAGCAGGTTCAGTAGCTTCAATCGGTTGGGTAGAAAATGGTGTAAAAAATTTATTAGAGAAAGTGCCACCAGAAAAAATAATACTAGGTATACCGCTTTATATGCGTTTATGGGAACAAAGTGATGATGGAAAAGTATCAGCTTCAACGCTTAATATGATGCAGGCAAATAATTTAAAGAAAGAAAAAAATGTAAAAACCATATGGCTTCCAACACTTGGACAGAATTATTTTTCGTATAGAGAAAATGGCAAGACGTATCATGTTTGGCAAGAGGATAAAAAATCTTTGCAATTAAAAGTAGCATTGGTAAATAAATACAAATTAGCGGGCGTGGCTTCGTGGCGTAAAGGCTTTGAAACAAAAGATATTTGGCCGATGATAGACAAAGAATTAAAAAAGAAATATAATGATTGA
- a CDS encoding DMT family transporter has protein sequence MPKRLLGGIFLTLAASIWGGMFVSVKIAVQYIPPIPLVWMRYIIAFIVLLGVIIYQRENLKIARKDILLLLSIGVIGHTISIVTQEYGTMFSSAQMGSVITSATPAFMLIFATWILKEKMTVRKILSIILATVGVLLIAGLDGMDMSKQLGALCSTIAALTWALMSVMLKLIPSRYSPIQINFYAVLTAIICLTPVNLPNVSSLPWDKILQPDIIGCVVYMGAISTAIAFLLWNKGLLLMEAGASGLFFFFQPVVGTFLGWLILDEQITWNFWIGSMLIFIGVFLVTVKNE, from the coding sequence ATGCCAAAAAGACTGTTAGGTGGCATATTTTTGACATTAGCAGCTAGTATTTGGGGCGGAATGTTTGTATCTGTAAAAATTGCTGTACAATATATACCACCTATTCCACTTGTTTGGATGCGATACATAATAGCTTTTATTGTTCTTTTAGGAGTCATTATTTATCAGCGAGAAAATTTAAAAATAGCGCGTAAAGATATTTTACTTTTACTTAGCATTGGTGTTATCGGGCATACTATTTCGATAGTAACTCAAGAGTACGGGACGATGTTTTCTTCAGCACAGATGGGGTCTGTGATAACATCAGCGACACCAGCTTTCATGCTCATCTTTGCTACATGGATATTAAAAGAAAAGATGACAGTACGCAAAATTTTATCAATAATTTTAGCAACAGTAGGTGTACTTTTAATCGCAGGTTTAGATGGCATGGACATGAGTAAACAATTAGGTGCACTATGTTCTACAATTGCAGCACTTACTTGGGCATTGATGTCTGTAATGTTGAAATTGATACCGAGCAGATATTCTCCAATACAGATAAATTTTTATGCAGTACTCACTGCTATCATCTGTTTAACACCAGTTAATTTGCCCAATGTCAGCAGTTTGCCTTGGGATAAAATACTACAACCAGATATAATTGGCTGTGTTGTATATATGGGTGCGATTTCTACAGCGATTGCTTTTTTATTATGGAATAAAGGTTTGCTTTTAATGGAAGCCGGTGCAAGTGGATTGTTCTTCTTCTTTCAGCCAGTTGTAGGTACTTTTTTAGGTTGGCTTATTTTAGACGAACAGATAACATGGAATTTTTGGATTGGCAGTATGTTGATTTTTATTGGCGTATTTTTAGTTACAGTTAAAAATGAATAA
- a CDS encoding IS3 family transposase — translation MACLNEAMGKGRKTLVLVIAKLRKKYTLKALLNYTKLAKSTYYDALKKLSKEDKYKGLKTLIYNICNKNHGRYGYRRVTLQLHKQGIKVNHKVVMRLMKEENLTCKVRAKKYKSYRGQEGKIAKNILNRNFKAEKPNEKWATDVTEFALCNEKIYLSPIIDLYNGEIISYKISKRPILKQVLDMVKDATRKIKETKGIILHSDQGWQYQNRRYQELLKEKGIIQSMSRKGNCSDNAVIENFFGLLKSELFYLKKFKSVEDFIKELKSYIKYYNTKRIKIKLKGLSPVEYRTKSQLIA, via the coding sequence GTGGCATGCCTTAATGAAGCAATGGGAAAAGGAAGGAAGACACTAGTTCTAGTAATTGCTAAATTAAGGAAAAAATATACTCTAAAAGCCCTATTAAACTATACAAAATTAGCTAAAAGCACATATTATGATGCATTAAAAAAATTATCAAAAGAAGACAAATATAAAGGATTAAAAACATTAATTTATAATATCTGTAATAAAAATCATGGAAGATATGGATATAGAAGAGTAACTTTGCAGCTGCATAAACAAGGAATAAAAGTCAATCATAAAGTAGTTATGAGATTAATGAAAGAAGAAAATTTAACATGCAAAGTAAGAGCAAAGAAATATAAATCATATAGAGGGCAAGAAGGGAAAATAGCCAAAAATATATTAAATAGAAATTTCAAAGCAGAAAAACCAAACGAAAAATGGGCAACAGATGTAACAGAATTTGCATTATGCAATGAAAAAATATATTTATCACCAATAATAGATTTATATAACGGAGAAATAATAAGTTATAAAATATCGAAAAGACCAATACTAAAGCAAGTATTAGATATGGTAAAAGATGCAACAAGAAAGATAAAAGAAACAAAAGGAATAATTCTACATTCAGACCAAGGATGGCAGTATCAGAATAGAAGATATCAGGAGTTATTAAAAGAAAAAGGCATTATCCAAAGCATGAGCCGAAAAGGAAATTGCTCAGATAATGCCGTAATAGAAAATTTCTTTGGTTTGCTAAAAAGCGAATTATTCTATTTAAAAAAATTTAAATCCGTTGAAGATTTTATAAAAGAGTTAAAATCTTATATAAAATATTATAATACAAAACGGATAAAGATAAAACTAAAAGGACTTAGTCCCGTAGAATACAGAACTAAGTCTCAATTAATAGCTTAA
- a CDS encoding helix-turn-helix domain-containing protein: MTKYSNEFKVKAIKMVLKGDSIYHVAKILNMPNTAPLRRWIFHYENGGISQLLHKNRKYTPIFKQKVIEYKWLHHLSLNQTTAKFSIPNTGTISTWEKLYSSYGFSGLVSKKRGRPSMKKSKSKNKVNKPKKELSYVEKLEQKVYQLRMENDLLKKWHALMKQWEKEGRH, from the coding sequence ATGACTAAATACTCAAATGAATTTAAAGTTAAAGCAATTAAAATGGTTTTAAAAGGAGATTCTATTTATCATGTAGCTAAAATTCTAAACATGCCAAATACAGCTCCTCTTCGCAGATGGATATTTCATTATGAAAATGGTGGCATTTCACAACTTCTTCATAAAAATCGTAAATATACTCCTATCTTTAAGCAAAAAGTTATTGAATATAAATGGCTACATCATTTATCATTAAATCAAACAACAGCCAAATTTTCCATTCCTAATACTGGTACAATTTCTACATGGGAAAAATTGTATAGCTCTTATGGATTTTCTGGCTTAGTTTCTAAGAAACGAGGTAGACCATCTATGAAAAAATCTAAATCTAAAAACAAAGTTAACAAACCTAAAAAAGAACTTTCTTATGTTGAAAAATTAGAACAAAAAGTTTATCAATTAAGGATGGAAAATGACCTATTAAAAAAGTGGCATGCCTTAATGAAGCAATGGGAAAAGGAAGGAAGACACTAG
- a CDS encoding YhcH/YjgK/YiaL family protein encodes MIFGNLNQVQRYAFLPEKVKAFFKYVQEHDLLSYEEGSYKINGDEFFVNVNEYDTVLREDRFWEAHKKYIDVHVMLKGQEFIDVNFIDNMQLGEYKADNDFQALDGDYKASVKLNPGDFLICYPEDAHRTGVIADEACHLKKAIFKIKVED; translated from the coding sequence ATGATTTTTGGCAATTTAAATCAAGTGCAAAGATATGCGTTCTTACCAGAAAAAGTAAAAGCATTCTTTAAGTATGTACAAGAACATGATTTATTGAGCTATGAAGAAGGTTCATATAAGATAAATGGTGATGAATTTTTTGTCAATGTGAATGAATACGATACAGTATTGCGTGAAGACCGTTTTTGGGAAGCACATAAAAAATATATAGATGTGCATGTAATGCTTAAAGGACAAGAATTTATAGATGTGAACTTTATCGATAATATGCAGCTTGGAGAATACAAGGCGGATAATGATTTCCAGGCATTAGATGGAGATTATAAAGCAAGCGTGAAATTAAATCCAGGCGATTTTCTAATCTGTTATCCAGAAGATGCACATCGTACAGGTGTCATAGCAGATGAAGCTTGTCATTTGAAAAAAGCTATTTTTAAAATTAAAGTGGAAGATTAA
- a CDS encoding ROK family protein, whose amino-acid sequence MDKEHYICIDIGGTAIKYGLADENGNFIEKNSMPTEAKLYGGPGIVEKVKNIIRKYIKAENIGGVGISTSGIVDAKSGLVVYVMPEAIPDYSNTPLKTIVENEFNIKCSVENDVNCAALGEMWLGAGKGKSSLFCMTIGTSIGGCAVYGGRVIHGVSNSAGEIAYMKIPGGTMHELVSTTRLVKDVAKVKSMNETDLNGEKIFAWAKAGDEVSQKAIEDLMNHLADGIVNIAAVLNPQMVILGGGIMAQGEYLRPIINEALKMRLAKNVYESTQIEFAKLKNDAGMTGALYNLLSQIK is encoded by the coding sequence ATGGATAAGGAACATTATATTTGTATAGATATCGGTGGTACTGCTATAAAATACGGTTTGGCTGATGAAAATGGCAATTTCATTGAAAAAAATTCTATGCCAACTGAAGCAAAATTGTATGGCGGACCGGGTATTGTAGAAAAAGTTAAGAATATAATCCGAAAATATATCAAAGCTGAAAATATTGGTGGTGTAGGTATATCTACTTCAGGCATTGTTGATGCAAAATCTGGGCTTGTGGTCTATGTCATGCCGGAAGCAATACCAGATTACAGCAATACGCCACTTAAAACTATTGTAGAAAATGAATTTAATATAAAATGCAGTGTAGAAAATGATGTAAATTGTGCGGCACTTGGTGAAATGTGGCTAGGTGCAGGCAAAGGGAAATCTTCTCTTTTTTGTATGACGATAGGCACAAGTATTGGCGGTTGTGCTGTTTATGGGGGAAGAGTAATCCACGGTGTTAGCAATAGTGCAGGTGAGATTGCTTATATGAAAATTCCTGGTGGCACAATGCATGAATTAGTTTCTACAACGCGTCTTGTAAAAGATGTAGCAAAGGTAAAATCAATGAATGAAACAGATTTAAACGGTGAAAAAATCTTTGCATGGGCTAAAGCAGGCGATGAAGTATCGCAAAAGGCAATAGAAGATTTAATGAACCATTTAGCCGATGGCATTGTAAATATCGCTGCTGTGTTAAATCCGCAAATGGTGATTTTGGGCGGTGGCATAATGGCACAGGGCGAATATTTAAGACCAATTATTAATGAAGCTTTGAAAATGCGATTAGCAAAAAATGTCTATGAAAGTACGCAGATTGAATTTGCAAAATTAAAAAATGATGCTGGCATGACTGGTGCTTTATATAATTTATTATCGCAAATAAAATAA
- a CDS encoding xylulokinase translates to MQTKENIIASIQNGLTTLGIEFGSTRIKAVLIDKSHEPIAVGAYDWENSLIDGIWTYSEAEIWQGLQGCYKNLVEEVQKKYGVTLKKLAGIGFSAMMHGYLAFDKDDNLLVPFRTWRNNITGQASHELIKLFNYNVPQRFSIAHLYQAILNNEEHVNKIKFFTTLAGFVHWKLSGQKVLGIGDASGMFPIDIAKKDYNEKMMADFDAHIADKHFDWKIKDILPKVLIAGENAGYLTEEGAKILDPSSTLEAGCPMCPPEGDAGTGMVATNTVMKKTGNVSAGTSVFAMIVLEHDLSKVYEQLDMVTTPSGDLVAMAHSNNCTTDLNSWISLFHECLASFGVEVDANHLFSTLYNKALEGDADCGGLLAYCYHSGEHITGFTEGRPLFVRKPDSKFNLANFIRVHLSTALGAMKTGLDILTKQENVKIEQILGHGGLFKTKGVGQTIMAAAIGAPVTVMETAGEGGAWGIALLADYMNNKEDMTLDEYLSQKVFKDAVSETIAPTKEDIDGFEAFMERYRNGLAIERSAVENLK, encoded by the coding sequence ATGCAAACAAAAGAAAATATCATCGCGAGTATACAAAACGGCTTGACAACACTCGGTATTGAATTCGGTTCCACTCGTATAAAAGCCGTACTCATCGATAAAAGCCATGAACCAATTGCTGTAGGCGCTTATGATTGGGAAAACAGTTTAATTGACGGTATCTGGACTTATAGCGAAGCTGAAATTTGGCAGGGCTTACAAGGCTGCTATAAAAACCTTGTAGAAGAAGTTCAGAAAAAATACGGCGTTACTCTAAAAAAACTTGCTGGTATCGGTTTTAGTGCTATGATGCACGGTTATCTTGCTTTTGATAAAGATGACAATTTGCTCGTTCCATTCCGCACTTGGCGCAACAATATCACAGGTCAAGCATCTCATGAACTCATTAAATTATTCAATTACAATGTTCCACAAAGATTTAGCATTGCTCATTTATATCAAGCAATCTTAAACAACGAAGAACACGTTAATAAAATCAAATTCTTCACAACTTTAGCTGGTTTTGTTCATTGGAAATTATCCGGTCAAAAAGTTCTCGGTATTGGTGATGCTTCCGGTATGTTCCCTATCGATATCGCTAAAAAAGATTACAATGAAAAAATGATGGCAGATTTTGATGCTCATATTGCAGATAAACATTTTGATTGGAAAATCAAAGACATTTTACCAAAAGTTCTCATTGCTGGTGAAAATGCAGGTTATTTAACTGAAGAAGGCGCTAAAATCTTAGACCCATCTAGCACTCTTGAAGCTGGTTGCCCAATGTGCCCACCAGAAGGCGATGCTGGCACAGGCATGGTAGCTACAAATACTGTTATGAAGAAAACTGGTAACGTTTCCGCTGGTACTTCTGTATTTGCTATGATTGTCTTAGAACACGATTTATCTAAAGTGTATGAACAGCTCGACATGGTAACAACTCCATCTGGCGATTTAGTAGCTATGGCTCATTCCAATAACTGCACAACTGACCTCAATAGCTGGATTAGCCTCTTCCATGAATGCTTAGCAAGCTTTGGCGTAGAAGTTGATGCTAACCATTTATTCTCTACATTGTATAACAAAGCACTTGAAGGCGATGCTGATTGTGGCGGACTTTTGGCTTATTGCTATCATTCTGGCGAACACATCACAGGCTTTACAGAAGGCAGACCTTTATTCGTTCGCAAACCAGACAGCAAATTCAATCTTGCTAACTTCATCCGCGTTCACTTATCCACTGCTCTCGGCGCTATGAAAACTGGTCTTGATATCCTCACAAAACAGGAAAATGTTAAAATCGAACAGATTTTAGGTCATGGCGGTTTATTCAAAACTAAAGGCGTAGGTCAAACTATCATGGCTGCTGCTATCGGCGCACCTGTAACTGTAATGGAAACAGCTGGCGAAGGTGGCGCTTGGGGTATTGCCCTCCTTGCAGATTATATGAACAATAAAGAAGATATGACACTTGATGAATATTTAAGCCAAAAAGTATTCAAAGATGCTGTATCTGAAACTATCGCACCAACAAAAGAAGACATTGACGGCTTTGAAGCTTTCATGGAAAGATATCGCAACGGTCTTGCTATTGAACGCAGTGCTGTAGAAAATTTAAAATAA
- a CDS encoding thioredoxin family protein, producing the protein MLIHADANAFNKLLEGKGTFIVDFFATWCGPCKMLGAVLEKVAPEIPYDILKIDIDENVKLAEEYEVMVVPTLLFVKDGEIIHRESGFFSKDKFRALVQAHMQ; encoded by the coding sequence ATGTTAATTCATGCAGATGCAAATGCTTTTAATAAACTTTTAGAAGGTAAAGGTACTTTTATCGTGGATTTCTTTGCAACATGGTGTGGTCCTTGCAAAATGTTAGGTGCTGTTTTAGAAAAAGTTGCTCCAGAAATTCCATATGATATTTTGAAAATAGATATTGATGAAAATGTAAAATTAGCTGAAGAATATGAAGTAATGGTTGTACCTACTTTATTATTTGTCAAAGATGGTGAAATAATCCATCGCGAATCAGGCTTTTTCTCTAAAGATAAATTTAGAGCATTAGTACAAGCTCATATGCAATAA
- a CDS encoding MFS transporter: MTGEKSFTLPVFALILLSFILGTSEFVIIGILPDIAAGIDCSIVMIGNLISFFAIAYAIGTPLVTACLSQYNRYYLLIGLTAIFILSNIMCGLAVNYTMLLVSRIIIAIVSGTVLGISMTFPNELVSVRNRPKVISWIFSGFSVAAVFGVPFGTFLSQMINWRSTFIFLSVFSFIVLVLLWRSLPNVEAGKKSNLLHQFALFKSQRIQLGMVVLVCSFAGTYTMYTYLTPILQNNLHIPDMYISLVLSLFGFCTIISNLGSGRLAGIGGIRKLPIVYIVQGIALFAIPFTVNVASVGLVNIMILGVTMYLHNASLQIFFLNTASLERPEAFTLASSLNPISANIGIALGSAGGSLIVMVADMPYVGFGGVIFMLIALFVNLKLLHIMADIKKRPHISRS; encoded by the coding sequence TTGACTGGAGAAAAATCATTTACATTACCAGTATTTGCACTCATTTTATTAAGTTTTATTTTAGGAACAAGCGAATTTGTAATTATCGGTATCCTGCCAGATATCGCCGCTGGAATTGACTGTTCTATAGTAATGATAGGTAATTTGATTTCTTTTTTTGCAATAGCGTATGCTATTGGAACGCCACTTGTTACCGCTTGTCTTAGCCAGTATAATCGTTATTATCTTTTAATAGGGTTGACGGCTATTTTTATCTTGAGCAATATAATGTGCGGTTTGGCTGTAAATTACACTATGTTATTGGTATCTCGTATTATAATTGCTATTGTTTCAGGTACAGTATTGGGAATTTCTATGACTTTTCCAAATGAATTAGTAAGTGTGCGCAATCGACCAAAAGTTATAAGCTGGATATTTTCAGGTTTTAGTGTAGCTGCTGTATTTGGTGTACCATTTGGTACTTTTTTAAGTCAGATGATAAATTGGCGCAGTACATTTATCTTTTTAAGTGTATTTAGTTTTATAGTTTTAGTATTGTTATGGCGCAGTTTGCCGAATGTAGAAGCAGGCAAAAAATCAAATTTATTACATCAGTTTGCTTTGTTTAAAAGTCAGCGTATTCAATTAGGCATGGTAGTGCTCGTTTGTAGTTTTGCTGGAACATATACGATGTATACGTATTTAACTCCTATTTTGCAAAATAATTTGCATATCCCAGATATGTATATCAGTCTTGTTTTGAGCTTATTCGGTTTTTGTACGATTATCAGTAATTTAGGTTCAGGTAGATTAGCTGGTATAGGTGGCATAAGAAAATTGCCTATTGTTTACATCGTACAAGGCATAGCATTATTTGCGATACCATTTACGGTTAATGTTGCTTCTGTTGGACTTGTCAATATAATGATTTTAGGCGTTACAATGTATTTGCATAATGCTTCTTTACAGATATTTTTCCTTAATACTGCTTCATTAGAACGACCAGAAGCGTTCACTTTAGCTTCTAGTTTAAATCCAATATCGGCTAATATCGGTATAGCACTTGGTTCAGCTGGTGGTAGTTTAATTGTAATGGTAGCAGATATGCCATATGTAGGCTTTGGCGGAGTAATATTTATGCTCATAGCTTTGTTCGTTAATTTAAAATTATTGCATATCATGGCGGATATTAAAAAAAGACCGCATATTTCACGCAGTTAA
- a CDS encoding radical SAM protein, whose translation MNMQNCTLCPRNCHADRTKQYGFCHASSEVEVALVSLHKWEEPCLSGKNGAGTVFFSHCSMKCIFCQNHEISTEGKGLKVSIERLAEIFLEQQQRKAHCLELVTPTHYVPQIIKALDIAKQNGLNIPVVYNCSGYEKVETLQALRNYIDVFLPDFKYFYSETAKEYSNAPDYPEVAKKVIDKMYELVGKPVFKDDIMQKGVIIRHLILPWQYKESMQIVKYIWETYHDDVYLSLMNQYTPMYKALSHPKLKRKLTTFEYNKVVDFASDLGFTNCYIQQGKTATKDFVPNFNGENVL comes from the coding sequence ATGAATATGCAAAATTGTACACTCTGCCCACGCAATTGCCATGCAGACCGCACAAAACAATACGGTTTTTGTCATGCCAGTAGCGAAGTAGAAGTGGCACTCGTATCTCTTCATAAATGGGAAGAGCCTTGTCTTTCTGGCAAAAATGGTGCAGGTACGGTATTTTTTTCGCATTGCAGTATGAAATGTATCTTTTGCCAAAATCATGAAATTAGCACAGAGGGCAAAGGCTTAAAAGTTTCTATCGAAAGATTAGCAGAAATTTTTCTTGAACAACAGCAACGTAAAGCTCATTGCTTAGAACTTGTAACGCCAACGCATTACGTACCGCAAATAATTAAAGCTCTCGATATAGCTAAACAAAACGGTCTTAATATTCCTGTCGTTTATAATTGCAGTGGCTATGAAAAAGTTGAAACGCTCCAAGCTCTACGCAATTACATTGATGTATTCTTACCTGATTTTAAATATTTTTATAGCGAAACAGCTAAAGAATACTCTAATGCACCCGATTATCCAGAAGTAGCCAAAAAAGTTATTGATAAAATGTATGAACTCGTAGGAAAACCTGTTTTCAAAGATGATATCATGCAAAAAGGTGTGATAATCCGCCATTTAATTTTGCCATGGCAGTATAAAGAAAGCATGCAAATCGTAAAATACATTTGGGAAACATATCACGATGATGTTTATTTGAGTTTGATGAACCAATATACACCGATGTACAAAGCATTATCTCATCCTAAATTAAAACGCAAATTGACAACTTTTGAATATAACAAAGTCGTTGATTTTGCCAGCGATTTAGGTTTTACTAATTGCTATATCCAACAAGGAAAAACAGCCACTAAAGATTTTGTACCAAATTTTAATGGCGAAAATGTCTTATAA